In Litoribrevibacter albus, a genomic segment contains:
- a CDS encoding DUF6881 domain-containing protein has product MRYIDVLWKHEFKEEPIRLVSEIGLDDFETRKLEFFPDGSVGFAFEATESPNTRLGIDIVPPLDEINSQEEFEGVSISKEQFELLWQKYVPSIS; this is encoded by the coding sequence ATGAGATACATAGACGTACTATGGAAGCACGAATTTAAAGAGGAGCCTATAAGGCTTGTCTCTGAAATCGGCCTTGATGATTTTGAAACAAGAAAATTGGAGTTCTTCCCAGATGGTTCGGTTGGTTTTGCTTTCGAGGCAACTGAAAGCCCGAATACTAGGCTGGGCATAGATATTGTACCTCCGCTAGATGAAATAAACTCCCAAGAAGAGTTTGAGGGTGTATCAATATCAAAAGAACAATTTGAGCTACTTTGGCAAAAGTATGTGCCAAGCATCTCTTAA
- a CDS encoding IS1182 family transposase: protein MPKFKPYNHDQAAMVVINFEDQIQPGTFEYAIHYLIEHKLDLSVFFPNYHNDQTGRPAYDPAILLKIILFAYSKGITSSREIQWCCETNIIFKALSCDSVPHFTTIANFVSSHAEEVESLFEQVLLVCDQQGLLGKELFAIDGCKMPSNASKEHSGTFKELAEKRDKLRRQINYHLKEHQRLDAQTVYDEDRLKRIEQTISTLDKASDRIDQFLKNNVPRMGRGRTRKEVKSNITDNQSAKMKTNKGVIQGYNGVATVDKKHQIVVDAQAFGEGQEHHTLKPVLERVEARLKRLEISDNIYQQGTVITADTGFANEANMAYLYERKINAYVPDNQFRSRDPKFTNQKKKYGKRHQDELPKSLKSHHAKQVIPASEFDFDPVKRTCRCPAGELISYRGEREAPDGKVKAWFEGRLLQCRNCDFKHQCMKNPSAADHRKGAGRQVSFMLTQQRKPNYTDWMKHRVDSDYGKQVYSHRMSVVEPVFGNIGTNKGLNRFSLRGKTKVQSQWQLYCMVHNIEKLMRYGELVA, encoded by the coding sequence ATGCCTAAATTTAAACCCTACAACCATGATCAAGCCGCGATGGTGGTAATCAACTTTGAAGATCAAATCCAACCCGGTACTTTCGAGTACGCTATTCATTATCTGATCGAACATAAGCTCGATTTGTCGGTCTTCTTTCCTAATTATCATAATGATCAAACGGGCCGGCCGGCTTACGATCCGGCCATTTTGTTAAAGATCATTCTATTCGCTTATTCCAAAGGCATTACCTCAAGTCGAGAGATCCAATGGTGTTGTGAAACCAACATCATTTTCAAAGCCCTGTCCTGTGATAGCGTGCCTCACTTTACGACGATTGCTAACTTTGTAAGCAGCCATGCAGAAGAAGTTGAATCCTTGTTTGAACAGGTATTATTGGTCTGTGATCAGCAGGGGTTATTAGGTAAAGAGCTGTTTGCGATTGATGGCTGTAAGATGCCCTCGAACGCGTCTAAAGAGCATTCGGGCACGTTTAAAGAATTGGCTGAGAAACGTGATAAGCTCAGACGTCAGATTAACTATCATCTAAAAGAGCACCAACGGTTAGATGCTCAGACTGTGTATGATGAAGATCGTTTAAAACGAATCGAACAAACCATCTCGACCCTGGATAAGGCCTCTGATCGGATCGATCAATTCCTTAAAAATAACGTACCAAGAATGGGGCGCGGTCGAACTCGCAAAGAAGTAAAAAGTAATATCACCGATAATCAAAGTGCCAAGATGAAGACCAATAAAGGTGTGATTCAAGGTTATAACGGTGTGGCGACGGTCGATAAAAAACATCAGATTGTGGTGGATGCTCAAGCCTTTGGTGAAGGACAGGAACATCATACCTTGAAGCCGGTTTTGGAACGTGTTGAGGCTCGGCTAAAGAGGCTGGAGATATCAGACAACATCTATCAGCAAGGTACTGTGATTACGGCCGATACCGGCTTCGCCAACGAAGCTAATATGGCCTATTTGTATGAACGAAAAATAAATGCCTATGTGCCGGATAATCAGTTCCGGAGTCGTGATCCAAAGTTCACCAATCAGAAAAAGAAATACGGAAAACGACACCAAGACGAGTTACCTAAATCTCTTAAAAGTCATCATGCGAAACAAGTGATTCCAGCCAGCGAGTTTGACTTCGACCCGGTGAAACGTACTTGTCGTTGTCCTGCTGGGGAGTTGATTAGCTATCGAGGTGAACGGGAAGCCCCGGACGGAAAAGTAAAAGCGTGGTTTGAAGGGCGACTACTGCAATGCCGGAACTGCGATTTTAAGCATCAATGTATGAAGAACCCGAGTGCGGCAGATCATCGTAAAGGTGCAGGAAGGCAAGTCTCTTTTATGCTGACCCAACAACGTAAACCGAATTACACCGACTGGATGAAGCATCGGGTAGACAGCGATTATGGCAAGCAGGTGTATAGCCATCGCATGTCAGTAGTGGAACCCGTGTTTGGTAATATTGGAACCAATAAGGGATTAAATCGGTTCAGTTTACGAGGAAAAACCAAGGTACAAAGCCAATGGCAGTTGTACTGTATGGTGCATAACATTGAGAAGTTGATGAGGTACGGTGAATTAGTCGCTTAA
- a CDS encoding dienelactone hydrolase family protein — MRYIFVSDIFGRTDALERLASRISGNVEIVDPYQSKPMGFADEAEAYSVFTQEVGLKRYSEMLLNHLIGFSDAVRLIGFSVGGSAIWNCSESGQLPHVVDAQCFYSSQIRHAVNTQPRFPTRLIFPAHEEHFSVSDLMALLQSKNNVTIEQTRYLHGFMNRYSKNYDPEGYEEFCQQLCND, encoded by the coding sequence ATGCGTTATATCTTTGTCTCAGATATTTTCGGAAGAACGGATGCGCTCGAACGTTTAGCTTCACGCATCTCTGGAAATGTAGAAATCGTTGATCCCTATCAGTCTAAGCCAATGGGCTTTGCGGATGAAGCCGAGGCTTATAGCGTTTTCACACAAGAAGTCGGTCTGAAACGTTATAGCGAGATGTTGCTGAATCATCTGATAGGCTTTTCTGATGCTGTTCGATTAATCGGTTTCAGTGTCGGAGGGTCGGCAATTTGGAATTGTTCTGAGAGTGGGCAGTTACCTCATGTGGTTGATGCTCAATGCTTTTACAGTTCTCAGATTCGCCATGCCGTTAACACTCAACCTCGTTTTCCTACGAGGCTTATCTTTCCTGCTCATGAAGAACATTTTTCTGTGTCGGATTTGATGGCTTTACTTCAAAGTAAAAACAACGTGACGATTGAACAAACCCGTTACCTGCATGGTTTTATGAACCGGTATTCTAAAAACTATGATCCGGAAGGGTACGAAGAGTTTTGCCAACAGCTTTGTAACGATTAA
- a CDS encoding CHAP domain-containing protein, with product MIENSRSLSGTPYDPFMGMYDNIGGRFGFIVCSDVPNIAYGKAGYSFKILLEKSFNQSPDFYDSSNGNNPSNPFFHRRARNLFSYFQSIDSLKSVSYSPQTGDLVFYRKSQNGYIAHVALVTEVFDGGYRVMESAPKTLFAQEVDMESPIERGWILAGFGKVY from the coding sequence GTGATTGAAAATTCACGTAGTCTTTCTGGGACTCCCTATGATCCGTTCATGGGCATGTATGACAATATTGGTGGTCGTTTTGGCTTTATCGTATGCAGTGACGTTCCGAACATTGCTTATGGCAAGGCAGGGTATTCCTTCAAAATCTTATTAGAGAAAAGCTTTAATCAAAGCCCTGATTTCTACGATTCAAGTAATGGAAATAACCCGAGTAATCCGTTCTTTCATCGACGAGCAAGAAATCTATTCTCGTACTTCCAATCCATTGATTCTCTAAAATCAGTTTCATACTCACCACAGACCGGAGATCTGGTTTTCTATCGTAAATCCCAAAATGGCTACATCGCACATGTTGCTTTGGTGACGGAAGTGTTTGATGGAGGTTATAGGGTTATGGAATCAGCACCCAAAACCCTTTTTGCTCAAGAAGTGGATATGGAATCACCTATCGAAAGAGGTTGGATTTTGGCTGGCTTTGGCAAGGTCTATTAA
- a CDS encoding LysR family transcriptional regulator, protein MLDQISSLNYLKTFVIVSKHLSFKDAAKVLNITPTAVSHQIKSLETQLRVQLFERHTRAISLTSTGAKLAHSCQDLLTQLDHALDDIRQDKNDISISCCNSFAALWLTPRSAEINHKFPRNTLKICASDSLIDLRREKHIDLALRYGLDEGSTDEVFLGTERIALYRSPHYQPQKNQKPILYVTHWPENGLLKNINWKDFVDSNQFEVKTFEQEYFVLQAIMTGQGYGLLSNVLSATALSQGWIQEDQTISAFDGYSYWLRMNPDREGISVVEQFSDWMKQELGQMT, encoded by the coding sequence ATGCTTGATCAAATATCCTCATTAAACTATCTCAAGACCTTTGTGATCGTGTCCAAACATCTAAGTTTTAAGGATGCCGCTAAGGTTCTTAATATCACCCCAACGGCGGTTTCACATCAGATTAAAAGCCTGGAAACTCAGCTACGAGTTCAGCTGTTTGAACGTCACACTCGTGCCATCAGTTTGACCAGTACCGGTGCAAAGCTTGCTCACTCATGCCAGGACTTATTAACGCAGTTAGATCACGCTTTAGATGATATTCGACAAGACAAAAATGATATTTCCATCTCCTGCTGCAACTCGTTTGCGGCACTTTGGTTGACGCCAAGAAGCGCTGAGATAAATCACAAATTCCCGCGTAACACATTAAAAATATGTGCCAGTGACAGTTTGATAGATTTAAGAAGAGAGAAACACATAGATCTGGCTTTGCGTTACGGGCTAGACGAAGGATCAACAGACGAAGTATTTCTAGGCACAGAGCGAATAGCTCTCTATCGAAGCCCTCACTACCAACCACAAAAGAATCAAAAGCCCATCCTCTATGTCACTCACTGGCCGGAGAATGGCTTGCTCAAAAACATCAATTGGAAAGACTTTGTTGATTCAAACCAGTTTGAAGTTAAGACCTTTGAGCAAGAGTATTTTGTGTTACAGGCGATCATGACTGGCCAAGGATACGGCCTGCTTAGTAATGTGCTTAGCGCGACAGCATTGTCACAAGGTTGGATTCAAGAAGACCAAACAATCTCCGCCTTCGATGGCTACAGTTACTGGCTTCGAATGAATCCCGATCGAGAAGGTATTTCAGTGGTTGAACAATTCAGCGATTGGATGAAACAAGAACTTGGGCAAATGACTTAA
- a CDS encoding helix-turn-helix domain-containing protein has product MILKQLRMSRHLSQEQLAEMSGLSVRTIQRIESGQKASLESQKCLAAALDIDLDTLNQPAIKVDKSSENWKKLPIFVKLWFVVNFLQIRPQRNTALRVEVISHITGYIFCGLGLVSEAALVGGLIMLATGYLFLLLRWQGDRYGIWYEKVVQV; this is encoded by the coding sequence ATGATTCTGAAACAGTTAAGGATGAGTCGCCATTTATCACAAGAGCAGTTGGCAGAAATGTCTGGTTTAAGTGTGAGGACAATTCAACGAATCGAAAGTGGTCAAAAGGCGAGTTTAGAGTCCCAGAAATGTTTAGCCGCAGCGCTTGATATTGATCTTGATACCTTGAATCAACCGGCAATTAAAGTTGATAAAAGCTCTGAAAATTGGAAGAAGCTGCCTATTTTTGTGAAGCTGTGGTTTGTGGTTAATTTTCTGCAAATACGGCCTCAGAGAAATACCGCACTAAGAGTAGAAGTTATTTCTCATATCACGGGCTATATCTTTTGTGGTTTGGGGCTTGTCAGTGAGGCGGCGTTAGTCGGTGGTTTGATTATGCTGGCAACGGGCTACCTGTTTCTTTTGCTGAGGTGGCAGGGTGATAGGTACGGTATTTGGTATGAAAAAGTGGTTCAGGTGTAG
- a CDS encoding FMN-dependent NADH-azoreductase, translated as MKTILYISCSAREYHPEQVEHLSISRSLGEAFLSEYKSQYGQTKVIHRDLSRQPPSFITTDFLAATFSEDVSEEQQKILAESDALIQEVMDADVIVISSPMYNYGMPAVLKAWFDQVIRIGKTFTFDLARGDKPLEPILCGKKLVLLASWGEFNFKKGDSLYFMNHLTSHIEQLCPYLGAEQFFEIASEYQEFGDERHLQSKAQAFVEAKALARELA; from the coding sequence ATGAAAACTATCTTATACATTAGCTGCAGTGCTAGAGAATATCATCCTGAACAAGTTGAGCATCTGTCCATCAGTAGATCTTTGGGTGAAGCGTTTTTGAGTGAATATAAGTCTCAATATGGACAAACAAAAGTTATTCATAGAGATCTGTCTCGTCAGCCACCGTCTTTTATTACAACAGACTTTCTTGCAGCCACCTTCAGTGAGGATGTAAGCGAAGAACAGCAGAAAATATTGGCCGAATCCGATGCGTTAATTCAGGAAGTAATGGATGCGGATGTCATCGTCATTTCCAGCCCAATGTACAACTACGGCATGCCAGCGGTGTTGAAAGCCTGGTTTGATCAAGTCATTCGAATTGGCAAAACCTTCACCTTTGATTTGGCGAGGGGTGATAAACCGTTGGAACCCATACTCTGTGGCAAAAAGTTAGTGTTGTTGGCTTCTTGGGGCGAGTTTAACTTTAAGAAGGGAGATTCGTTGTATTTCATGAATCATCTGACCAGCCACATTGAGCAGTTATGCCCGTATCTTGGTGCAGAGCAGTTCTTTGAAATCGCCTCTGAATATCAGGAGTTTGGAGATGAGCGTCATCTGCAATCGAAAGCGCAGGCGTTTGTAGAGGCTAAAGCGTTGGCGAGAGAGTTGGCTTAG